The DNA region AGGGAGGCCCCCGCGGAGGATGCTCCCCGGGCGTGGACATCGATGCAGTAAGGACACTGGATCGCGTGGGACACCGCGAAGGCGATCAGCTCCTTGGTCTTCTTGCCGAGCGCCCCCTCCGCGAACGCGGCGGCTACCCATGCGTTGTACGCATCGTACGCCTCCGGCGCGTAGTCCTTGAGATCGGGAAATGCGTTCAGGTCGGTGCTGGTGTAGAAGGGACGGGACATATCGATCTGCCTCCGGAAAAAGGGCGAATTTATGTTAGTTTATCACAGCGACGGCCGCGGAACGGTCTCCTTGACAACCTTCCCGGCCCGCAAATAAGGTTCATTCTCAGGAAAAGGAAACGGGAGGGG from Candidatus Deferrimicrobiaceae bacterium includes:
- a CDS encoding carboxymuconolactone decarboxylase family protein, which translates into the protein MSRPFYTSTDLNAFPDLKDYAPEAYDAYNAWVAAAFAEGALGKKTKELIAFAVSHAIQCPYCIDVHARGASSAGASLEEMTEAIHVAAVTRGGASLVHAVQALQSLEEE